In one window of Lewinella sp. 4G2 DNA:
- a CDS encoding DUF2188 domain-containing protein: MANYHVTYDRNKKKWKAKKAGSDRASGYANTQAEAEKMAKKFSGNQGGGEVRIHRKDNNHFRDSDTVKPGNDPRDIPG, from the coding sequence ATGGCAAATTACCACGTCACCTACGATCGCAACAAGAAAAAGTGGAAAGCAAAAAAGGCCGGTTCCGATCGCGCCTCAGGTTACGCAAACACCCAAGCTGAAGCTGAAAAGATGGCCAAAAAGTTCTCTGGCAACCAAGGCGGCGGAGAAGTACGAATTCACCGAAAGGACAACAACCATTTCAGAGATTCCGATACCGTAAAACCAGGAAACGACCCTAGAGATATTCCAGGATAA
- a CDS encoding outer membrane beta-barrel protein, with translation MLNTKSTCSYIIFFLLLAIPTSSYGQVQIGPSLGVIWSRYSDSSPEKYYYVVQEFKSRNYIVGATSNIHLSQKLSVQVDADYYKTGARIVDYTADDGGHVYFDANYLRVSILPTYRFYRNFRIAGGAYINRILRANHHQWSGWTGRRTTFRDEEWYDTYNTGLVARLEYRLGRLALRAQYTHPLQPIGPDFRARRLSTLQTSAAFYFGKQID, from the coding sequence ATGCTTAACACTAAATCGACTTGCAGTTACATCATCTTCTTTTTGCTGCTGGCTATACCCACCAGCTCCTACGGCCAAGTTCAGATCGGGCCGAGTCTTGGCGTAATTTGGAGCCGCTACTCAGATTCGAGCCCGGAGAAGTATTACTACGTAGTCCAAGAGTTTAAATCCCGTAACTACATAGTGGGTGCGACCTCAAACATACACTTAAGCCAAAAGCTCAGCGTACAGGTGGACGCTGACTATTACAAAACGGGCGCCCGGATTGTAGACTACACCGCAGACGATGGCGGACACGTATATTTCGACGCTAACTATCTGCGGGTGAGTATTTTACCCACGTACCGCTTTTACCGAAATTTTCGAATTGCGGGTGGCGCTTACATCAACCGAATCCTGCGGGCCAACCATCATCAATGGAGCGGATGGACTGGCCGCAGGACCACATTTCGTGATGAAGAATGGTACGATACCTACAACACGGGGCTGGTTGCCCGCTTGGAATACCGATTGGGGCGCTTGGCTCTACGCGCCCAGTACACTCATCCACTTCAGCCAATCGGGCCGGATTTTCGGGCCCGACGACTTTCCACCTTACAAACGTCTGCTGCCTTCTATTTTGGAAAGCAGATTGATTAG
- a CDS encoding hybrid sensor histidine kinase/response regulator transcription factor yields the protein MILLQFAAAGPVLIAQGNIQDEYSVEYLGVADGLASNYVADLIEDYRGIKWMATEGGLNSYDGSSFELYTPRTVAGGLKSENIELLCPSQNGHFWIATKTGGISRYNPSLDQFTSYLDALSDFVADDLRALALAEDGRGRLWIGTYGHGVLVLDPNANKVVMHLEEEGRIRGVTSDRHGNIWYGAIGSLAHYQTSEDRFVRFSTESKVTRLTEDTTQNKIWLAAGRNLSYLDLNTFSIVSTGQIAEIPLGYSIQALEADQFGRLWIGTWGAGLFVRDENGHINEIKLNRSYEGPGNANHRSVVDIHIDDHDLIWLSTAFGGVLKLAPRRGFGYLGNQPQRSTGLVDNNVRCINTEFGNEIWLGTNGGGIHRWKPGSDPVAVPAFPVTKVNAIARTESGLVVASREGVNRRLPDGKVKNLPGPVSYMAALHEDKHKGLWLGSQVDGLYYLTDGERLPSRIKLSRDEDRLVNARVSVFAEDENHLWIGTYGGVHRYDFVANTLETPAMLGIDTLMSPICHDLLLWEGKLYVATPAGLVRFAVATSGDLTYERHFTTTDGLPDDFVTAIIGHPEGTLWGSTSRGLFHLNQGEDVVRAFGTADGLTAGAFNIAAAAVDELGQLYFGGTDGLVFFNPDSVTSGAPPAFVLTSLDVDGQQVKVGQEYAGKVLLPQAINDLSTLKLSYKTASFSLAYAVTDYQNTETLVSQYRLSGLSDQWIEVPEFGNISFTGLRPGNYKFQLRGSRDRVNWSAPLALNLSIPPPPWRSVYAYLAYALMGLLMIYWIRSGAIRHQELTSRTELAELSERKERELTEAKLTFFTNISHELRTPLTLILSPLTDLLAGGKLATETQSVITGVHRNAARLLDLVNQLLDFRKAESGLLQLKTAPGNFSEFAREIFRSFQPLADSRYINYRFTTEGDFDNFYYDRDKMEIVLCNLLSNAFKFCEREVRVTLYREENGLYLEVSDDGPGVPPAEEHRIFDRFVQLHLEDASLPISSGIGLAFTRRIVDLHHGAINYRKNERGGASFHVSLPAGAAHLEALEVLQDFRGHDDESHYPTLTEDSVEVIPEVTSNPLSLLLVDDNAEILSYLTGQLSKEYRIISARDGEEALGKAKEVMPDLVVSDVMMPKMDGIELCKRLKTEISTSHIPVILLTARTSTVFQVNGLREGADDYVTKPFSSEVLHARIRGLIGNREKLRKHYLNQLRFEPGVVTVTDDPEEQFLRQLTELIENQVGSAELSGDSLAKANFMSRSTLFRKLKSLTGLSISAFIRSVRLRLAAERLRAEPQTPISQIAFEVGFKDAKYFRQTFQEQFGTLPSKYREGNKVNQ from the coding sequence TTGATCCTACTTCAATTCGCTGCTGCGGGTCCGGTTCTGATTGCTCAGGGCAATATCCAAGATGAATATTCGGTCGAATATTTGGGCGTGGCGGACGGTCTAGCGAGCAACTACGTCGCCGATTTGATTGAGGACTATCGGGGTATCAAATGGATGGCCACGGAAGGTGGTCTCAATTCCTACGATGGAAGTAGCTTCGAGCTCTACACCCCACGTACGGTAGCCGGAGGGCTAAAGAGCGAAAATATCGAACTGCTCTGCCCCTCCCAAAACGGCCATTTTTGGATTGCCACCAAGACCGGTGGCATCTCGCGCTATAATCCCAGTCTGGACCAGTTCACCAGTTATCTGGATGCACTTTCGGATTTCGTTGCCGATGACCTCCGCGCTCTCGCACTCGCCGAAGATGGTCGTGGTCGGCTTTGGATTGGCACCTACGGCCACGGAGTGCTCGTCCTCGACCCTAATGCGAACAAGGTAGTCATGCACCTCGAAGAGGAAGGTCGCATTCGCGGTGTCACCTCCGACCGCCACGGGAACATCTGGTACGGCGCCATCGGCAGCCTGGCCCATTACCAGACTTCCGAAGATCGGTTTGTCCGTTTCTCAACTGAAAGCAAGGTGACGCGCCTGACGGAAGACACTACGCAGAATAAGATCTGGCTGGCTGCGGGCCGCAATCTGAGTTACCTCGACCTCAATACTTTCTCTATCGTCAGCACCGGGCAAATCGCGGAGATTCCACTTGGCTACAGCATACAAGCGCTAGAAGCGGACCAATTCGGAAGGTTGTGGATAGGCACCTGGGGGGCAGGTTTATTCGTGCGAGACGAAAATGGCCACATCAATGAAATTAAGCTCAACCGTAGTTACGAAGGGCCCGGTAACGCCAACCATCGTTCGGTGGTCGATATCCACATTGACGACCACGATCTAATCTGGCTTTCTACCGCGTTCGGGGGCGTACTGAAATTAGCGCCCCGCCGTGGCTTCGGTTACCTGGGCAACCAACCCCAACGGAGTACCGGGCTGGTGGATAATAACGTCCGCTGCATCAACACCGAGTTTGGAAACGAAATCTGGTTGGGCACCAATGGAGGCGGTATCCATCGCTGGAAGCCGGGTTCCGATCCCGTAGCAGTTCCTGCCTTCCCCGTAACTAAGGTCAACGCTATCGCTAGAACGGAAAGCGGTCTGGTCGTAGCCAGCCGTGAAGGAGTAAACCGTCGGTTGCCGGATGGAAAAGTGAAGAACCTTCCTGGACCAGTAAGCTACATGGCAGCCCTGCATGAGGATAAACACAAAGGGCTTTGGCTTGGCTCCCAGGTGGATGGCTTATACTACCTGACAGATGGAGAACGCCTACCCTCCAGGATCAAACTCAGCCGCGATGAAGACAGGCTAGTCAACGCCAGGGTAAGTGTATTTGCGGAAGACGAAAATCACCTGTGGATCGGTACCTACGGAGGCGTCCATCGGTACGATTTTGTGGCCAATACGCTGGAAACGCCCGCCATGCTGGGAATTGACACGCTCATGAGCCCAATTTGTCACGACCTTCTCTTGTGGGAAGGAAAATTATACGTCGCTACCCCCGCCGGCCTCGTCCGCTTTGCGGTGGCCACTAGTGGAGACCTGACCTACGAACGCCACTTTACGACCACGGATGGCCTACCGGACGATTTCGTGACGGCAATCATCGGACACCCCGAGGGGACACTTTGGGGAAGTACCTCCCGGGGCCTCTTTCACCTTAACCAAGGAGAAGATGTCGTCCGGGCCTTCGGTACGGCGGATGGCCTCACGGCGGGAGCCTTTAATATTGCCGCGGCGGCGGTGGATGAGCTGGGCCAGCTATACTTCGGGGGTACGGATGGCTTAGTATTCTTCAACCCGGATTCGGTCACCTCCGGCGCTCCGCCTGCCTTTGTACTGACGTCACTCGACGTTGATGGCCAGCAGGTCAAAGTAGGCCAGGAATACGCGGGCAAGGTGCTGCTACCGCAGGCGATCAATGACCTGAGTACCCTGAAGTTATCGTACAAGACAGCCAGCTTTTCCTTAGCCTACGCTGTAACGGATTATCAGAATACGGAGACCCTCGTCAGTCAGTACCGGCTGAGTGGCCTGAGTGATCAGTGGATTGAAGTTCCTGAATTCGGTAACATCTCCTTTACCGGCCTCCGGCCCGGTAACTATAAATTTCAGTTGCGTGGCAGCCGGGATCGGGTAAATTGGAGTGCACCCCTCGCGCTCAATCTTTCAATCCCTCCCCCACCCTGGCGGTCAGTTTACGCCTACCTGGCCTACGCCCTCATGGGTCTCTTAATGATCTACTGGATTCGCAGCGGTGCCATTCGCCACCAGGAGCTCACCAGCCGGACGGAGTTGGCGGAACTTTCTGAACGCAAGGAACGCGAACTGACCGAGGCAAAGCTTACCTTCTTTACCAACATCAGCCACGAGCTACGGACTCCCCTTACACTGATCCTGAGCCCCCTGACCGACCTCCTGGCCGGTGGGAAGCTCGCTACCGAAACGCAATCCGTTATTACGGGCGTCCATCGGAACGCAGCCCGGTTGCTCGATCTGGTTAACCAATTACTTGACTTCCGTAAAGCCGAAAGTGGTCTGCTCCAACTTAAAACGGCTCCCGGCAACTTTAGTGAGTTTGCCAGGGAAATCTTTCGATCCTTCCAACCCCTAGCGGACAGCCGTTACATCAATTACCGATTCACCACGGAGGGAGATTTCGATAATTTTTACTACGACCGGGACAAGATGGAAATCGTCCTTTGTAACCTGCTGAGTAATGCCTTTAAATTTTGCGAGCGGGAGGTGAGGGTGACCCTTTACCGCGAGGAGAACGGATTATATCTGGAAGTCAGTGATGACGGACCTGGCGTCCCTCCGGCAGAAGAGCACCGCATTTTTGATCGGTTCGTACAACTGCACCTCGAAGATGCCTCCCTACCCATCAGTAGCGGTATTGGTCTTGCCTTTACCCGCCGCATTGTTGATCTCCATCACGGGGCCATCAACTACCGTAAGAATGAGCGGGGAGGCGCTAGCTTCCACGTAAGCCTTCCCGCAGGGGCAGCACATCTTGAAGCCCTGGAGGTGCTGCAGGACTTCCGTGGACACGACGATGAGAGCCACTACCCTACCCTGACTGAAGATTCGGTTGAGGTCATACCCGAGGTCACCAGTAATCCACTTTCCCTTTTGCTCGTGGACGACAACGCAGAGATCCTATCCTACCTCACCGGCCAACTTAGTAAAGAGTACCGCATCATCTCCGCCCGCGACGGTGAGGAAGCTTTGGGTAAGGCTAAGGAAGTAATGCCGGACCTAGTCGTCAGCGATGTGATGATGCCTAAAATGGACGGTATTGAACTCTGTAAACGCCTGAAGACGGAAATAAGCACTTCCCATATTCCCGTGATTTTACTTACGGCCCGCACCAGCACTGTTTTTCAGGTCAACGGTCTACGGGAAGGGGCGGATGATTACGTGACCAAGCCCTTCAGTTCTGAAGTCCTCCACGCACGTATCCGCGGCCTGATTGGTAACCGGGAAAAGTTGCGGAAGCACTACCTGAACCAATTGCGTTTTGAGCCGGGCGTGGTCACGGTTACGGATGATCCCGAAGAGCAATTCCTACGCCAATTAACGGAGCTGATCGAGAACCAGGTCGGATCGGCAGAACTTTCGGGTGACTCTCTCGCGAAGGCCAATTTTATGAGCCGTTCCACCCTATTCCGCAAGCTTAAGTCCCTCACGGGGCTCTCCATTTCAGCTTTCATCCGCAGCGTCCGGTTACGCCTGGCGGCGGAACGCTTACGGGCGGAACCCCAGACTCCAATCAGCCAAATCGCTTTTGAGGTGGGCTTTAAGGACGCTAAGTATTTTCGACAAACCTTTCAGGAACAATTCGGTACCCTTCCCTCCAAGTACCGTGAAGGAAATAAGGTTAACCAATAA